From one Cyanobacteria bacterium GSL.Bin1 genomic stretch:
- a CDS encoding PIN domain-containing protein, whose product MKVILDACAVIALVKDELGADVVEAYLLNDDHECMIHSVNLCEVYYGFFRTEGEPFAQGIIQRLQQANISVRSDLTMEFWQQVGKYKAIITRISLADCFALTLANWENGVLLTSDRKEFEPIINFGICTIEFIR is encoded by the coding sequence ATGAAGGTCATCTTGGATGCCTGTGCTGTGATTGCCCTAGTCAAGGATGAACTTGGTGCAGATGTTGTTGAAGCTTATTTGTTAAACGATGATCACGAGTGCATGATTCACAGTGTCAATCTCTGTGAGGTTTATTATGGATTTTTCAGAACAGAGGGGGAACCTTTTGCTCAAGGAATTATTCAACGTTTACAACAAGCTAATATTTCCGTTCGCTCGGATTTAACAATGGAGTTTTGGCAGCAGGTAGGCAAGTACAAAGCAATTATTACCCGCATTTCTCTGGCAGATTGCTTTGCCTTGACGTTGGCAAATTGGGAAAATGGAGTTTTGTTGACTTCTGATCGAAAGGAATTTGAGCCGATTATTAATTTCGGGATTTGTACAATTGAGTTTATCCGGTAG